The following are encoded in a window of Amycolatopsis lexingtonensis genomic DNA:
- a CDS encoding stage II sporulation protein M, giving the protein MDVDVFVAAHAAEWNRLGELTRRGGKLTGAEADELVTLYQRTATHLSIVRSVAPDPALIGKLSELVARGRSAISGSHNPAWREVALFFTRRFPAAVYLSRRWWIPAALVSIAVMAVIAVWVAGDPHVRASMATPDELRELTKPGGEAESYYSTGPAGSFAARVWTNNALVAANSLFLGIALGIPVIGGLWLNSLNAGVIIGAMSAAGRGDVMIGLLLPHGLLELTAVFVAAGTGLKLGWTVIDPGRRSRSAALAEQGRSVVVIALGLACVLLVTGIIEAFVTPSGWPTWIRVGIGVLAEVAFLVYVFTLGRRAAKDGEVGDLDARDTGDALPESA; this is encoded by the coding sequence GCTGACCGGCGCCGAGGCCGACGAGCTGGTGACGCTCTACCAGCGGACGGCGACGCACTTGTCGATCGTCCGGTCGGTCGCGCCCGACCCGGCCCTGATCGGCAAGCTGTCCGAGCTGGTGGCGCGCGGCCGGTCGGCGATCTCGGGGTCGCACAACCCGGCGTGGCGCGAGGTCGCGCTGTTCTTCACGCGCCGCTTCCCGGCCGCGGTGTACCTGTCGCGGCGCTGGTGGATCCCGGCCGCGCTGGTGTCGATCGCGGTGATGGCGGTGATCGCCGTGTGGGTGGCAGGCGACCCGCACGTGCGCGCGTCGATGGCCACCCCGGACGAGCTGCGCGAGCTGACCAAGCCCGGCGGCGAAGCGGAAAGCTACTACTCGACCGGCCCGGCGGGGTCGTTCGCGGCGCGGGTTTGGACGAACAACGCGCTGGTGGCGGCCAACTCCCTGTTCCTCGGCATCGCGCTCGGCATCCCGGTGATCGGCGGGCTCTGGCTGAACTCCCTCAACGCGGGCGTGATCATCGGCGCGATGAGCGCGGCGGGCCGCGGCGACGTGATGATCGGCCTCCTGCTCCCCCACGGCCTCCTGGAGCTGACGGCGGTCTTCGTCGCGGCGGGCACCGGCCTGAAACTCGGCTGGACGGTGATCGACCCCGGCCGCCGTTCGCGCTCCGCGGCGCTGGCCGAACAGGGTCGTTCGGTGGTGGTGATCGCGCTCGGGCTGGCGTGCGTGCTGCTCGTGACGGGGATCATCGAGGCGTTCGTGACGCCTTCGGGCTGGCCCACGTGGATCCGGGTGGGGATCGGTGTCCTCGCCGAAGTGGCTTTCCTGGTCTACGTTTTCACGCTCGGCAGGCGGGCGGCGAAGGACGGCGAAGTGGGCGATCTCGACGCACGGGACACCGGGGACGCGCTGCCCGAGTCAGCATAG
- a CDS encoding RICIN domain-containing protein has protein sequence MFKLMAVALAIASAPASDGSPVYLADGGGKLSLAVVSGQPVLADAADAGAKWTYASQHFTNVSSGQCLTAVSPVDGVAVKVAACDAADKHQAWRRVAGLPGLVEIANVATARCLTAESASVGARLYQEVCSLTGIANTWAAGGRTLAILSGNGQRLASKDPGAPFVVRVIGENGQPAADVPVTFFVRAARPKSALVFEGGGETVTVKTGADGSASSPKLVLTEVGEFEARFVGSAGLEDGSSIAFEGSCLC, from the coding sequence ATGTTCAAGCTCATGGCGGTGGCGCTGGCGATCGCTTCGGCCCCCGCGTCCGACGGCTCCCCGGTGTACCTGGCCGACGGCGGCGGCAAGCTGTCGCTCGCGGTGGTTTCCGGTCAGCCGGTGCTGGCGGACGCGGCGGATGCGGGTGCCAAGTGGACGTACGCGTCGCAGCACTTCACGAATGTCTCAAGTGGACAGTGCCTGACCGCGGTGAGCCCGGTCGACGGGGTCGCGGTGAAGGTGGCGGCCTGCGACGCGGCGGACAAGCACCAGGCGTGGCGGCGGGTCGCGGGGCTGCCGGGGCTGGTGGAGATCGCGAACGTGGCGACCGCGCGCTGCCTCACGGCGGAGAGCGCTTCGGTGGGAGCCCGGCTGTACCAGGAAGTCTGTTCGCTGACGGGCATCGCGAACACGTGGGCGGCGGGCGGCCGGACGTTGGCGATCCTGTCGGGCAACGGGCAACGGCTGGCCTCGAAGGACCCGGGCGCGCCGTTCGTGGTCCGGGTGATCGGCGAGAACGGCCAGCCGGCGGCGGACGTCCCGGTGACGTTCTTCGTGCGGGCTGCCCGGCCGAAGAGCGCTCTGGTTTTCGAGGGCGGCGGGGAAACGGTGACGGTGAAGACGGGCGCGGACGGGTCGGCGTCGAGTCCCAAGCTGGTGCTGACGGAGGTGGGCGAGTTCGAGGCGCGGTTCGTCGGGTCGGCGGGGCTGGAGGACGGTTCGTCGATCGCCTTCGAGGGGTCGTGCCTATGCTGA
- a CDS encoding DUF58 domain-containing protein, translating into MAVTGRLGLLALFGALVVGLLAPSDAGLLAVGGVLLVLVVVDLVLAGSVRALTFSRSGDTSVRLGEPCEVTLVVGNPGGRSVRGQLRDAWPPSAGASDRHVLRVPPGERRALVTALRPTRRGDRTAARVTVRSVGPLGLAARQGSHEVPWTVRVLPPFHSRKHLPSRLARLQQLDGRNAVLIRGQGTEFDSLREYVIGDDVRSIDWRATARAADVMVRTWRPERDRHVVLVLDTGRVSAGRVGDAPRLDAAMDAALLLAALASRAGDRVDLLAYDRRLRAAVQGSSGPALLTSLVNAMAPLEPSLVETDARGMVAEVLQRTRRRALVVLLTGLDAAPLEEGLFPVLSSLTARHELIVASVADPRVAEMLSGRGDAEAVYDAAAASRTVAERHRVTERLGRHGVSVVDAVPEELPPALADRYLALKAAGRL; encoded by the coding sequence ATGGCCGTCACCGGGAGGCTCGGGCTGCTGGCGCTCTTCGGCGCGCTGGTGGTCGGGCTGCTGGCGCCGTCGGACGCCGGTCTGCTGGCGGTCGGCGGGGTGCTGCTGGTGCTGGTCGTCGTCGACCTGGTGCTGGCGGGCAGCGTGCGGGCGCTGACGTTTTCGCGCTCCGGCGACACTTCGGTCCGGCTCGGCGAGCCGTGCGAGGTGACGCTGGTGGTCGGCAATCCCGGCGGCCGTTCGGTGCGCGGGCAGCTGCGGGACGCGTGGCCCCCTTCGGCGGGTGCTTCGGACCGGCACGTACTGCGCGTCCCGCCGGGGGAGCGGCGGGCGTTGGTGACGGCGTTGCGGCCGACGCGGCGCGGCGACCGGACGGCGGCGCGGGTGACGGTCCGGTCGGTGGGCCCGCTGGGCCTGGCCGCGCGGCAGGGTTCGCACGAGGTGCCGTGGACGGTCCGCGTGCTGCCGCCGTTCCACAGCCGCAAGCACCTGCCCTCGCGGCTGGCGCGGCTGCAGCAGCTCGACGGCCGCAACGCGGTGCTGATCCGGGGCCAGGGCACGGAATTCGACTCGCTGCGCGAGTACGTGATCGGCGACGACGTCCGTTCGATCGACTGGCGGGCGACCGCGCGGGCGGCGGACGTCATGGTCCGCACGTGGCGCCCCGAGCGTGACCGGCACGTGGTGCTGGTGCTCGACACGGGCCGCGTCTCGGCCGGCCGGGTGGGCGACGCGCCCCGCCTGGACGCGGCGATGGACGCGGCGCTGTTGCTGGCGGCACTGGCTTCCCGCGCCGGCGACCGCGTCGACCTCCTGGCGTACGACCGCCGGCTGCGGGCGGCCGTGCAGGGTTCGTCGGGGCCCGCGCTGCTGACGTCGCTGGTGAACGCGATGGCGCCGCTGGAGCCGTCGCTGGTCGAGACGGACGCGCGGGGGATGGTCGCGGAGGTGCTCCAGCGGACCCGCCGCCGGGCGCTGGTCGTGCTGCTGACCGGCCTCGACGCGGCGCCGCTGGAGGAAGGGCTGTTCCCGGTGCTGAGCTCGCTGACCGCGCGGCACGAGCTGATCGTGGCGTCGGTGGCGGACCCCCGGGTGGCGGAGATGCTGTCCGGCCGCGGCGACGCGGAAGCGGTGTACGACGCGGCGGCGGCGTCGCGGACGGTGGCCGAGCGCCACCGCGTGACCGAGCGGCTGGGGCGGCACGGGGTGAGCGTGGTGGACGCGGTCCCGGAGGAGCTGCCCCCGGCGCTGGCGGACCGCTACCTGGCCTTGAAGGCGGCCGGGCGGCTCTAA
- a CDS encoding AAA family ATPase, whose protein sequence is MTAENATGARDALIALRAEVGKAVVGNDAAVTGLILALLCRGHVLLEGVPGVAKTLLVRALAAALDLETKRVQFTPDLMPGDVTGSIVYDAHSGEFSFREGPVFTNLLLADEINRTPPKTQSSLLEAMEERQVSLDGKTRPLPDPFIVIATQNPVEYEGTYPLPEAQLDRFLLKLTMPAPSREDEIGILWRHAQGFDPRNLAAAGLKAVAGAAELATAREAVARVTIGPEVIGYVVDLCRATRSLPSVRIGVSPRGATALLAVTRAWAWLAGRDYATPDDVKALARPALRHRLDVRPEAELEGVTADGVLDRVLASVPVPR, encoded by the coding sequence TTGACAGCCGAGAACGCGACCGGGGCCCGTGACGCGCTGATCGCGCTGCGCGCCGAGGTCGGCAAGGCCGTGGTCGGCAACGACGCCGCCGTCACCGGGCTGATCCTGGCGCTGCTGTGCCGCGGGCACGTGCTGCTCGAAGGCGTCCCGGGCGTGGCGAAGACGCTGCTCGTGCGGGCGCTGGCGGCGGCGCTGGACCTGGAGACCAAGCGGGTGCAGTTCACGCCGGACCTGATGCCCGGCGACGTCACCGGCTCGATCGTCTACGACGCCCACAGCGGCGAGTTCTCCTTCCGCGAGGGGCCGGTGTTCACGAACCTGCTGCTCGCCGACGAGATCAACCGGACGCCGCCGAAGACGCAGTCGTCGCTGCTGGAGGCGATGGAGGAACGGCAGGTCTCGCTCGACGGCAAGACGCGGCCGCTGCCGGACCCGTTCATCGTGATCGCCACGCAGAACCCGGTGGAGTACGAGGGCACCTACCCGCTGCCGGAGGCGCAGCTGGACCGGTTCCTGCTGAAGCTGACCATGCCGGCGCCGTCGCGCGAGGACGAGATCGGCATCCTGTGGCGGCACGCGCAGGGCTTCGACCCGCGCAACCTCGCCGCGGCCGGGCTCAAGGCGGTCGCGGGCGCGGCGGAACTGGCGACCGCGCGCGAAGCCGTCGCTCGCGTGACGATCGGGCCCGAGGTGATCGGGTACGTCGTCGACCTGTGCCGGGCGACGCGGTCGCTGCCGTCGGTGCGGATCGGCGTCTCTCCCCGCGGGGCCACGGCGTTGCTGGCGGTCACCCGGGCCTGGGCGTGGCTCGCCGGGCGCGACTACGCGACCCCCGACGACGTCAAGGCGCTCGCGCGGCCCGCGCTGCGGCACCGCCTCGACGTGCGGCCGGAAGCCGAGCTCGAGGGCGTCACCGCGGACGGCGTGCTGGACCGCGTGCTCGCGTCCGTGCCCGTGCCGCGCTGA
- a CDS encoding DUF4350 domain-containing protein: MSSTSVSPDVRRIWRGARIPLALVVLIFAAGALLLLGRGEQTHGALEPGSYEPGGAHALAKLLRDQGVDIRTAHTMAEADDVAGENATLLVTQPDLVPAKRLETLRERSADVVLVTPGTLTLRDSLPLVRREGDSDVGTLSPQCTVAAAVAAGDVTLGGTGYASPGARSCYPGEDGGGTLLQLADAGGTTTLLGSAAPLTNARLAEQGNAALALRLLGAHPRLVWYLPSVSDPGLDDSRKSIFDLIPAGWYYGAAQAGIAVVLLALWRARRLGPVVTEPLPIVVRAAETAEGRARLYRRAKAADHAGETLRKAVRTRLRTALGLPRDADPAALVASVSERTGRAANDVGAVLYGPPVTGDAALVRLAGELDRVEREAGRT, from the coding sequence ATGAGCAGCACCTCGGTCTCGCCGGACGTGCGCCGGATCTGGCGCGGTGCCCGGATCCCGCTCGCCCTCGTCGTCCTGATCTTCGCCGCCGGCGCCCTGCTCCTGCTCGGCCGCGGGGAGCAGACGCACGGCGCGCTCGAACCCGGCTCGTACGAACCCGGCGGCGCCCACGCGCTCGCGAAGCTTCTGCGCGACCAGGGCGTGGACATCCGGACCGCGCACACGATGGCCGAGGCCGACGACGTGGCCGGCGAGAACGCGACGCTGCTCGTCACCCAGCCCGACCTGGTGCCGGCGAAGCGGCTCGAAACGCTGCGGGAGCGCTCCGCCGACGTCGTGCTGGTGACGCCGGGAACGCTGACGCTGCGGGACTCGCTGCCGCTGGTGCGCCGCGAGGGCGACAGCGACGTCGGCACGCTGAGCCCGCAGTGCACGGTCGCCGCGGCCGTCGCGGCGGGCGACGTCACCCTCGGCGGCACCGGGTACGCCTCGCCCGGCGCGCGGTCCTGCTACCCGGGCGAAGACGGCGGCGGCACGCTGCTGCAGCTCGCCGACGCGGGCGGCACGACGACGCTGCTCGGCTCGGCGGCGCCGCTGACCAACGCGCGGCTCGCCGAGCAGGGCAACGCGGCGCTGGCGCTGCGCCTGCTCGGGGCGCATCCGCGGCTGGTCTGGTACCTGCCCTCGGTTTCGGACCCGGGGCTCGACGACAGCCGCAAGTCGATCTTCGACCTGATCCCGGCCGGCTGGTACTACGGCGCCGCGCAGGCGGGGATCGCCGTCGTGCTGCTGGCGCTGTGGCGGGCGCGGCGGCTGGGGCCGGTGGTCACCGAGCCGCTGCCGATCGTCGTCCGCGCGGCCGAAACCGCCGAGGGGCGCGCGCGGCTGTACCGGCGGGCTAAGGCGGCGGACCACGCGGGTGAGACGCTGCGGAAGGCGGTGCGGACCCGGCTGCGGACCGCGCTGGGCCTGCCGCGCGACGCCGACCCGGCGGCACTGGTGGCCTCGGTGAGCGAGCGCACCGGCCGCGCGGCGAACGACGTCGGGGCGGTGCTCTACGGCCCGCCGGTGACCGGCGACGCCGCGCTGGTCCGGCTGGCGGGCGAACTGGACAGGGTGGAACGAGAGGCAGGGCGAACTTGA
- a CDS encoding DUF4129 domain-containing protein encodes MVTRFPTDVPVDIDRDTARRAAAEELSDPKYRDARPGFLEQVGQWLGDQVEKLLKGVSSVVPGGPFGLLVVLVVLIVLVVVVRLRTGKVARTARADRVVFGGQRQSAADYRRSAAEAAAAGRYDDAVRDRFRAVVRALEERALLDTRSGRTADEAAAEAGVLLPNVADALRQGARLFDDVHYGGRDGTEAAYRTLTELDEQCRRERPVAV; translated from the coding sequence GTGGTGACGCGGTTCCCGACTGACGTCCCGGTCGACATCGACCGGGACACGGCCCGCCGCGCCGCCGCGGAGGAGCTGAGCGACCCGAAGTACCGCGACGCGCGGCCGGGTTTCCTGGAGCAGGTCGGGCAGTGGCTCGGCGACCAGGTGGAGAAGCTGCTGAAGGGCGTGTCGTCGGTGGTCCCGGGCGGGCCCTTCGGGCTGCTGGTGGTCCTGGTGGTGCTGATCGTGCTCGTCGTCGTGGTCCGGCTGCGCACCGGCAAGGTCGCCCGCACCGCCCGCGCCGACCGCGTGGTCTTCGGCGGGCAGCGGCAGAGCGCCGCCGACTACCGCCGCTCGGCCGCCGAAGCCGCCGCGGCGGGCCGGTACGACGACGCCGTGCGCGACCGCTTCCGCGCCGTCGTGCGGGCGCTGGAGGAGCGCGCGCTGCTCGACACCCGCTCCGGCCGGACCGCGGACGAAGCCGCCGCCGAAGCCGGGGTCCTGCTGCCGAACGTCGCGGACGCGCTGCGGCAGGGCGCGCGGCTCTTCGACGACGTCCATTACGGCGGCCGTGACGGCACCGAAGCGGCGTACCGGACCCTGACCGAGCTGGACGAGCAGTGCCGCCGCGAGCGGCCGGTCGCCGTATGA
- a CDS encoding neutral zinc metallopeptidase — MPGAQPDLPWLGQPHTVAVPKRRSPAAVIGVCLGAVAVLVLGLVAIVALNRTETPLANPNFRDAPSSQDSPAPLPPGGAGAPASASNPATETPSPSATGPQKVLKLADHPILQDPNAGLQNRVCTLPAWQSTQEGAEAFFTAASKCLDAAWGPFLEAYHLPFTPPALHFPTGASFETECGTIQVGIATAAYYCENNLYVPFRGLQTDQYGNNPGVYLALFAHEYGHHVQEVAGLMDAAWQKIYEAGQNSPAGLEMSRRKELQAQCFSGMFLGAHVDQGGTISRDMYNKAWNDQETRGDNTSRSHDHGTNAHYAAWWRAGATSNRIADCNTFAAPSSEVS; from the coding sequence GTGCCGGGTGCGCAACCGGATCTCCCGTGGCTGGGCCAGCCGCACACCGTGGCCGTCCCGAAGCGCCGCTCCCCGGCCGCCGTGATCGGCGTGTGCCTGGGCGCGGTGGCCGTGCTGGTGCTCGGGCTGGTCGCGATCGTCGCGCTCAACCGCACCGAGACCCCGCTGGCCAACCCGAACTTCCGCGACGCGCCGTCGTCCCAGGACAGCCCGGCACCGCTGCCCCCCGGCGGCGCGGGTGCCCCGGCCTCGGCGTCGAACCCGGCGACCGAAACGCCGTCGCCCAGCGCGACCGGCCCGCAGAAGGTCCTCAAGCTGGCCGACCACCCGATCCTGCAGGACCCGAACGCCGGCCTGCAGAACCGCGTCTGCACGCTCCCGGCCTGGCAGAGCACGCAGGAGGGCGCGGAGGCGTTCTTCACCGCGGCCAGCAAGTGCCTCGACGCGGCGTGGGGCCCGTTCCTCGAGGCCTACCACCTGCCGTTCACGCCGCCGGCCCTGCACTTCCCGACCGGCGCGAGCTTCGAGACCGAGTGCGGCACCATCCAGGTCGGCATCGCGACCGCCGCGTACTACTGCGAAAACAACCTGTACGTCCCGTTCCGCGGGCTGCAGACCGACCAGTACGGCAACAACCCCGGCGTCTACCTGGCCCTGTTCGCCCACGAGTACGGCCACCACGTGCAGGAAGTCGCGGGCCTGATGGACGCGGCCTGGCAGAAGATCTACGAAGCCGGCCAGAACAGCCCCGCCGGGCTGGAGATGTCGCGGCGCAAGGAACTGCAGGCCCAGTGCTTCTCCGGGATGTTCCTCGGCGCGCACGTCGACCAGGGCGGCACGATCAGCCGCGACATGTACAACAAGGCCTGGAACGACCAGGAGACCCGCGGCGACAACACGTCCCGCAGCCACGACCACGGCACGAACGCGCACTACGCGGCGTGGTGGCGAGCGGGCGCGACGAGCAACCGGATCGCCGACTGCAACACCTTCGCGGCGCCGTCGTCCGAGGTCAGCTGA
- a CDS encoding potassium channel family protein encodes MKALKRLPLGGLTDRPDHELVGVLRMPELTVSPLRSIVKRIIGALLALLATVVIVYVDRDGYRDANGDGLSLLDSLYYATVSLSTTGYGDIAPATASARLVNVLVITPLRVLFLIVLVGTTLEVLTERSRQAFKIQKWRSKVRDHTVVVGFGTKGRSAVNALLGDENVAPGQIVVVDTDQQALDAASALGLVAVHGSATRADVLRVAAVQHARAVVVAPNRDDTAVLVTLTARELAPKAHIVASVREAENVHLLKQSGANQVVVSSETAGRLLGMATSTPLVVDIMEDLLTPESGLAIAERAVEPSEEGGSPRHLSDLVLGLVRDGVLYRVDAPQADAIEPGDKLLYVKKVTQAEKIEQR; translated from the coding sequence ATGAAGGCCCTCAAGCGGTTGCCGCTGGGCGGTCTCACCGATCGGCCGGACCACGAGCTCGTCGGCGTCCTGCGGATGCCCGAGCTGACGGTCAGCCCGCTGCGGTCCATCGTGAAGCGGATCATCGGCGCGCTGCTGGCGCTGCTGGCCACCGTGGTCATCGTCTACGTCGACCGCGACGGGTACCGCGACGCGAACGGCGACGGCCTGTCCCTGCTGGACAGCCTGTACTACGCCACCGTCTCGCTCTCGACCACCGGCTACGGCGACATCGCGCCGGCCACGGCGTCCGCCCGGCTGGTGAACGTCCTGGTGATCACGCCGCTGCGGGTGCTCTTCCTCATCGTCCTGGTCGGGACCACCCTGGAAGTGCTCACCGAGCGCTCCCGCCAGGCGTTCAAGATCCAGAAGTGGAGGTCGAAGGTGCGCGACCACACGGTCGTCGTCGGGTTCGGCACCAAGGGCCGGTCCGCCGTCAACGCGCTGCTCGGCGACGAGAACGTCGCCCCGGGCCAGATCGTCGTCGTCGACACCGACCAGCAGGCCCTCGACGCGGCGAGCGCGCTGGGCCTGGTCGCCGTGCACGGCTCGGCCACCCGCGCCGACGTCCTCCGCGTCGCCGCGGTGCAGCACGCGCGTGCGGTCGTCGTCGCCCCGAACCGGGACGACACGGCGGTGCTCGTCACGCTCACCGCCCGCGAGCTGGCGCCCAAGGCGCACATCGTGGCGTCGGTGCGGGAGGCGGAGAACGTCCACCTGCTCAAGCAGTCGGGCGCGAACCAGGTCGTCGTCTCCAGCGAGACGGCCGGGCGGCTGCTCGGCATGGCGACGTCGACGCCGCTGGTCGTCGACATCATGGAGGACCTGCTGACCCCGGAGTCGGGCCTGGCCATCGCCGAGCGGGCGGTCGAGCCGTCCGAGGAGGGCGGGTCGCCGCGGCACCTGTCCGACCTCGTCCTCGGCCTGGTCCGCGACGGCGTCCTCTACCGCGTCGACGCCCCGCAGGCCGACGCCATCGAGCCCGGCGACAAGCTCCTGTACGTCAAGAAGGTCACGCAGGCGGAGAAGATCGAACAGCGGTAA